A stretch of the Borreliella spielmanii genome encodes the following:
- a CDS encoding methyl-accepting chemotaxis protein, with product MKKKKLNSSLFYKFNFIILAYTIIIIATTFLLLDQGYKKIITKELQDFTKFINQAMIKSFSDESREIIKALNILTARYDYKSAILNNKNEEHLVSDKILITLPSFIKIIEYANKDGYIIASSEKKRSGQYMSLKELILGKAITAFQISILHNSLAKINNNFYIPIAYKITDSKKSNVGYIILYADISEKISELKEYLLLLLENSLLEQNASSQNSSKYFNIYIINNSGDAFGGKDEVLKNIKHIFGFNAKTLTQILNALSQGKANYNTSNSNEIISLARITTSNWYLGIKIDYNNIFSKEFKNMRLVSLSIIFILVIIFILIMISTIKTLIISKIDKLNVVIPKVKNGDLTFKIESKGKDSISSTINLFGHFIENLKNVINSLQERVKLLKENGDHLFSEINKTHNTIKNSNQYIEKTQEEVEKQVEFISNTTNVIESLSKNISSLDNSIETQAASVEQSSSAIEEMIGGIQSITEITQKAAKSTEELKRFSDDGRKKQEEIIAQIKEIFKNSTRLQEANSLISSIASQTNLLSMNAAIEASHAGEAGKGFAIVAEEIKDLAEQVTSQSESVASSINEIMDSITKTVNTSELTNKAFNQIFDSINLVVQVIEEINHTMQEQSIGSQEILKALNTMREITYEVKIGSNDMFRGNKEIINTVKLLGEINITVSNSMKGLKEEINKLIEAIGRIKVLGTTNSSHISGISESTNQFKTK from the coding sequence GTGAAAAAAAAGAAACTTAACTCCAGCCTTTTTTATAAATTCAATTTTATAATTCTGGCATATACAATAATTATCATTGCAACAACCTTTTTATTACTAGATCAGGGCTATAAAAAAATCATAACAAAAGAACTTCAAGACTTTACAAAATTTATCAATCAAGCAATGATTAAAAGCTTTTCTGATGAATCTAGAGAAATAATAAAAGCTTTAAATATATTAACAGCTAGGTATGATTATAAATCCGCAATTCTAAATAACAAAAATGAAGAACACTTGGTATCTGACAAAATTTTAATTACATTACCATCCTTTATTAAAATAATAGAGTATGCAAACAAAGATGGATACATAATCGCATCAAGTGAAAAAAAAAGATCTGGACAATATATGAGCTTAAAAGAATTGATCTTGGGTAAAGCTATAACTGCATTTCAAATTTCAATTCTTCACAACAGTTTAGCAAAAATAAATAACAATTTTTATATTCCAATAGCATATAAAATAACAGATTCAAAAAAATCTAATGTTGGATATATTATTTTATATGCTGACATTTCAGAAAAAATTTCTGAACTAAAAGAATATCTTTTGCTACTTTTAGAAAACTCATTACTAGAACAAAATGCAAGCAGCCAAAATTCATCAAAATACTTTAATATATACATAATAAATAACAGTGGAGATGCATTTGGGGGAAAAGATGAGGTTTTGAAAAATATAAAGCACATATTTGGCTTTAACGCAAAAACATTAACTCAAATATTAAACGCACTATCTCAAGGAAAAGCAAACTACAATACAAGCAATTCAAATGAAATAATCTCCTTAGCAAGGATCACAACATCTAATTGGTACTTAGGAATAAAAATAGATTATAATAACATATTTTCAAAAGAATTTAAAAACATGAGATTGGTTTCACTTTCCATTATATTTATTTTGGTAATAATTTTCATATTAATAATGATATCAACCATAAAAACCTTAATAATATCAAAAATAGATAAACTCAATGTTGTCATTCCAAAAGTTAAAAACGGCGACTTGACATTTAAAATCGAATCAAAGGGTAAAGATTCAATAAGCTCAACAATCAATCTTTTTGGTCATTTTATTGAAAATCTAAAAAATGTAATAAATTCACTACAAGAACGAGTGAAGCTATTGAAAGAAAACGGAGACCATTTATTTAGTGAAATAAATAAAACCCACAATACAATAAAAAATTCAAATCAATACATAGAAAAAACACAAGAAGAAGTAGAAAAACAAGTAGAATTTATCTCTAATACAACAAACGTAATTGAAAGTCTTTCAAAAAACATTTCGTCTCTTGACAACTCAATTGAAACTCAAGCTGCAAGCGTTGAACAATCCTCATCCGCTATCGAAGAAATGATAGGAGGAATACAATCAATAACAGAAATAACTCAAAAAGCTGCAAAAAGCACAGAAGAACTAAAAAGATTCTCTGATGATGGGCGAAAAAAACAAGAAGAGATTATTGCTCAAATTAAAGAGATTTTCAAAAACTCAACAAGATTACAAGAAGCAAACTCTTTAATTTCATCTATAGCTAGTCAAACCAACCTGCTTTCAATGAACGCTGCAATTGAAGCATCTCATGCTGGTGAAGCTGGTAAAGGATTTGCTATTGTTGCAGAAGAAATAAAAGACCTAGCAGAACAAGTAACATCACAATCAGAATCGGTTGCTTCATCAATTAACGAAATAATGGACTCCATAACCAAAACCGTAAATACTTCTGAATTAACAAATAAAGCTTTCAACCAAATATTCGATTCAATTAATCTAGTTGTTCAAGTAATAGAAGAAATAAATCATACAATGCAAGAACAATCAATAGGCAGCCAAGAAATTTTAAAAGCCTTAAATACAATGAGAGAAATAACATATGAGGTCAAAATTGGCTCAAATGATATGTTTAGAGGCAACAAAGAAATCATTAACACTGTTAAACTGTTAGGAGAAATTAATATTACAGTCTCAAACTCTATGAAAGGCTTAAAAGAAGAAATTAACAAACTAATAGAAGCGATTGGGCGTATTAAAGTTTTAGGAACTACAAACTCAAGCCATATTTCTGGAATTAGTGAGAGTACAAATCAATTTAAAACCAAATAA
- the murB gene encoding UDP-N-acetylmuramate dehydrogenase — protein sequence MLKSLNNFFKKINIKPQTKNLIDYTTYKIGNISKLFFIPENIQEAESIFKAAIEEKIELFILGGGSNILVNDEEELDFPIIYTGHLNKIEIHDNKIIAECGANFENLCKIALDNSLSGLEFIYGLPGTLGGAVWMNARCFGNEISEILKKITFINDKGETICKEFKKEDFKYKVSPFQNKNSLILKVELNLKKGNKKIIEEEMNRNKQTRINKGHYLFPSSGSTFKNNKAFLKPSGQIIEECKLKGLRIGGASVSKYHGNFIINIDNATSNEVKSLIEKVKTEVYLKTRLLLEEEVLYIGFKNQKR from the coding sequence ATGCTTAAAAGCCTAAATAATTTTTTTAAAAAAATCAATATAAAGCCTCAAACAAAAAATTTGATTGACTATACAACATATAAAATTGGAAACATTTCGAAATTATTTTTTATTCCTGAAAATATTCAAGAAGCCGAAAGTATTTTTAAAGCCGCAATAGAAGAAAAAATTGAACTATTTATTCTTGGGGGAGGATCTAATATTTTAGTCAATGACGAAGAAGAACTTGATTTTCCAATAATATACACTGGACATCTAAACAAAATAGAAATTCATGACAATAAAATTATCGCCGAATGTGGCGCAAATTTCGAAAATTTATGTAAAATTGCGCTTGATAATAGTTTAAGTGGCCTAGAATTTATCTATGGATTACCTGGAACACTAGGGGGCGCTGTGTGGATGAATGCCAGATGCTTTGGAAATGAAATCTCTGAAATACTAAAAAAAATTACATTTATAAACGATAAAGGGGAAACTATTTGCAAAGAATTTAAAAAAGAAGACTTTAAGTATAAAGTATCACCCTTTCAAAATAAAAACTCTCTCATATTAAAAGTTGAATTGAATTTAAAAAAGGGAAATAAAAAAATTATTGAAGAAGAAATGAATAGAAATAAACAAACAAGAATAAACAAAGGGCACTATTTATTCCCAAGTAGTGGGAGCACCTTTAAAAATAATAAAGCATTTCTTAAACCTAGTGGACAAATAATTGAAGAGTGCAAACTTAAAGGACTAAGAATCGGGGGAGCCTCAGTATCTAAGTATCATGGAAACTTTATTATCAACATCGACAATGCCACTTCCAATGAAGTAAAAAGCTTAATTGAAAAAGTAAAAACCGAAGTCTACTTGAAAACTAGACTTTTACTCGAAGAAGAAGTTCTTTACATAGGATTTAAAAATCAAAAACGCTAA
- the argS gene encoding arginine--tRNA ligase: protein MNKSVKKNIKDEISIIVTNLALSKNIKLDKININIQKPPKNDLGDISILIFEISKTLKLPIATISEEIIKNLKAKYEIKAMGPYLNIKIPRKEYIKNTIQMINIQKDTYGTSKYLDNKKIILEFSSPNTNKPLHVGHLRNDAIGESLSRILKAVGAKITKINLINDRGVHICKSMLAYKKFGNGITPEKAFKKGDHFIGDFYVQYNKYAQENKNAEEEIQDLLLKWEQKDASTIELWEKLNKWAIEGIKETYKITNTSFDKIYLESEIFEIGKNVVLEGLEKGFCYKREDGAICIDLPLDSDEKVDTKVKQKVLIRSNGTSIYLTQDLGNIAVRTKEFNFEEMIYVVGNEQIQHFKNLFFVSEKLEISKNKKLFHLSHGMVNLIDGKMKSREGNVIDGDNLISDLMESIMSPEITQKIENKENAKKNALNIALGAIHYYLLKSAVHKDIIFNKKESLSFTGNSGPYIQYVGARINSILEKYNALSIPIMEKIDFELLKHEKEWEIVKIISELEENIIKAAKDLNPSILTSYSYSLAKHFSAYYQEVRVIDTFNIDLTTARIEFLKAILQTIKNCMYLLNIPYMLKM from the coding sequence ATGAATAAAAGTGTCAAAAAAAATATTAAAGACGAAATTAGCATTATAGTTACCAATCTGGCATTATCAAAAAATATAAAGCTAGACAAAATTAATATAAATATTCAAAAACCTCCCAAAAACGATCTAGGAGATATTTCTATATTAATATTTGAAATTAGCAAAACTTTGAAACTTCCTATTGCAACTATTTCTGAAGAAATAATAAAAAATCTTAAAGCTAAATATGAAATTAAAGCTATGGGGCCTTACTTAAACATCAAAATTCCTAGAAAAGAATATATAAAAAATACAATACAAATGATAAATATCCAAAAAGACACCTATGGAACAAGTAAATATCTAGACAATAAAAAAATAATATTAGAATTTTCATCGCCCAATACAAATAAACCACTGCATGTGGGACATCTTAGAAATGACGCAATAGGGGAAAGCCTGTCTAGAATATTAAAAGCTGTGGGTGCAAAAATTACAAAAATAAACTTAATAAATGACCGTGGGGTTCATATCTGCAAATCAATGCTTGCATACAAAAAATTTGGAAATGGAATTACCCCTGAAAAAGCTTTTAAAAAAGGAGACCATTTTATTGGAGATTTTTATGTTCAATACAACAAATACGCTCAAGAAAATAAAAATGCTGAAGAAGAAATTCAAGATCTACTTTTAAAATGGGAACAAAAAGATGCAAGCACAATTGAACTTTGGGAAAAGTTAAATAAATGGGCAATTGAAGGAATAAAAGAAACATACAAAATTACAAATACCTCATTTGATAAAATTTATCTTGAAAGTGAAATTTTTGAAATTGGGAAAAATGTCGTGCTAGAAGGGCTTGAAAAAGGATTTTGTTATAAACGAGAAGATGGCGCAATATGCATTGATTTGCCCTTAGATTCAGATGAAAAAGTGGACACTAAAGTAAAACAAAAAGTACTCATAAGATCAAACGGAACATCTATCTACCTTACTCAGGATTTAGGAAATATAGCAGTTAGAACAAAAGAATTTAATTTTGAGGAAATGATTTATGTGGTTGGAAATGAACAAATTCAGCACTTTAAAAACTTATTTTTTGTATCAGAAAAATTAGAAATTTCTAAAAACAAAAAACTTTTTCATTTGTCACACGGAATGGTCAATCTTATTGATGGCAAAATGAAATCAAGAGAAGGAAATGTAATTGATGGAGATAATTTAATCTCAGACCTCATGGAATCAATAATGTCGCCTGAAATTACACAAAAAATTGAAAACAAAGAGAATGCTAAAAAAAATGCTTTAAATATTGCATTAGGAGCAATTCACTATTATCTACTAAAATCAGCTGTACATAAAGATATTATATTTAACAAAAAAGAAAGCCTATCTTTTACAGGAAATTCTGGACCATATATCCAATACGTCGGAGCAAGAATTAATAGTATTCTTGAAAAATATAATGCTCTTTCTATTCCTATAATGGAAAAAATTGATTTTGAACTTTTAAAACATGAAAAAGAATGGGAAATTGTTAAAATTATATCAGAATTAGAAGAAAATATAATCAAGGCAGCAAAAGATTTAAACCCCTCAATACTTACCAGCTATTCATACTCACTTGCAAAGCATTTTAGCGCATACTATCAAGAAGTTAGAGTAATAGACACATTTAATATTGATTTAACAACCGCAAGAATCGAATTTTTAAAAGCTATATTACAAACAATAAAAAATTGCATGTACCTACTCAATATTCCTTATATGTTAAAAATGTAG
- a CDS encoding methyl-accepting chemotaxis protein: MTDENVIDVNLKNTKRVLYLVLFGFLFFNILFIGYSYMNHKNEYLDRFKFDSKLFLNSVAAVIKAKYLESSRVLEELIKDSYRFGILVNSSKSFLLSSSLKLGDSLNENSDLFLKSREFSSIDKIFKTIPVAENSLEGIFYIPIGKNVLISNSNFSPLGLKDIRLDPIYSVPIEKNSKYYSRYMIIDGKIYSVVSFPVRDSVAILGVIGILICFDESFDIIENQLYSSLKFGSKNYNFFMLDRNYVPIFLNFNNLKSKSFSTVYSENVLSKVISYTKKDFSLSQQTFNYGGDFYFLNFAKIDDFLIQGLILNVNSIPIMFKSNWIVFFIFLLSSFAIIFYLCNTFIFSLINDFNRIVDYQKSKSDPFSLDPPLEVKYSSAIVSYIGSKLDNLSSKSNESFEKIKFYSEDLNGYLEQIETAILNTQSIDSSILAYEQLRDTFSRFEKSIVDILKGFESVTDPINDHNKYMSEISSNFEENVSFFYSIDKNLEIFNKVATTNSTDIESIKSKVFDLNVVFENVNKNFADLLSQTNSLQSVNKLLVSISAQTNMLAMNAAIEAAKAGDAGKSFAVVAEEIRKLAINSGKYSKTIKDELKTVDSIIAVINSEIDTIYKNFIDIQDNVDSNFSRHEKVDLTLAKHFKEIGEFKERYLSHDTKIRDAKNMYKEIFNNHFFISGKFNNFSQDLKELKASKMNLDVVTSLQEYSSLMKSCKDKILKTRELIQKINNEIKDVLF; the protein is encoded by the coding sequence ATGACTGATGAGAATGTAATCGATGTTAATTTGAAAAATACTAAACGAGTTCTTTATCTAGTTTTATTTGGATTTCTTTTTTTTAATATTTTATTTATAGGCTATTCTTATATGAATCATAAAAATGAATATTTGGATCGCTTTAAATTTGATTCTAAGTTGTTTTTAAACAGTGTGGCTGCTGTTATTAAGGCTAAATATTTAGAATCTTCTAGGGTTCTTGAGGAGCTTATAAAAGATAGCTATAGGTTTGGGATATTGGTGAATTCTTCAAAGAGCTTTCTTTTGTCTTCAAGTTTAAAATTGGGTGATAGTTTAAATGAAAATAGTGATTTGTTTTTAAAGTCAAGGGAATTTAGCTCTATAGATAAAATTTTTAAAACTATTCCTGTAGCAGAAAATTCACTAGAAGGTATATTTTATATTCCTATAGGAAAGAATGTTTTAATATCAAATTCAAATTTTTCACCTTTAGGTTTAAAAGATATTAGATTAGATCCAATTTATTCTGTTCCTATAGAAAAAAATTCTAAATATTATTCAAGGTATATGATAATAGATGGCAAAATTTATTCTGTAGTAAGTTTTCCTGTTAGGGATTCTGTTGCAATATTGGGCGTGATAGGGATTTTAATATGCTTTGATGAGTCGTTTGATATTATTGAAAATCAACTTTATTCTTCTCTTAAATTTGGCAGTAAGAATTATAATTTTTTTATGCTTGACAGAAATTATGTACCCATTTTTTTAAACTTTAATAATCTTAAATCCAAATCTTTTTCTACGGTTTATAGTGAGAATGTTTTAAGTAAGGTTATATCTTATACTAAGAAAGATTTTTCTCTTTCTCAGCAAACTTTTAATTATGGAGGCGATTTTTATTTTTTAAACTTTGCAAAAATCGATGATTTTTTGATTCAAGGATTGATTTTAAATGTCAATTCCATTCCTATTATGTTTAAGTCAAATTGGATTGTATTTTTTATATTTTTATTATCATCTTTTGCTATTATATTTTATTTATGTAATACTTTTATTTTTTCATTAATTAATGATTTTAATAGAATTGTTGATTATCAAAAATCAAAAAGCGATCCTTTTAGTCTTGATCCCCCTTTAGAGGTTAAGTATTCTTCGGCTATTGTTTCTTATATTGGTTCAAAGCTAGACAATCTGTCGTCTAAGAGTAACGAATCTTTTGAGAAGATAAAATTTTATTCTGAAGATTTAAATGGTTATTTAGAGCAAATAGAAACTGCAATATTAAATACTCAGAGCATAGATTCTAGCATTTTAGCTTACGAACAACTAAGAGATACTTTTTCCAGATTTGAAAAATCAATCGTTGATATTTTAAAGGGATTTGAATCTGTTACTGATCCGATTAATGATCACAATAAGTATATGTCAGAAATTTCCTCGAATTTTGAAGAGAATGTTAGTTTTTTTTATAGTATAGATAAAAATTTAGAAATTTTTAATAAAGTTGCTACTACAAATTCTACTGATATTGAAAGTATTAAAAGTAAAGTTTTTGATTTAAATGTTGTTTTTGAAAATGTTAATAAAAATTTTGCAGATCTTTTGTCTCAAACGAACAGCTTGCAAAGTGTAAATAAGCTTTTAGTTTCAATTTCAGCTCAGACTAATATGCTTGCTATGAATGCAGCAATTGAAGCAGCAAAAGCAGGCGATGCAGGTAAAAGTTTTGCGGTTGTTGCTGAGGAGATTAGAAAGCTTGCTATTAATTCTGGAAAATATTCTAAAACTATTAAAGATGAGCTTAAAACCGTTGATAGCATTATTGCAGTAATTAATTCAGAGATTGATACAATTTATAAAAATTTCATAGATATTCAAGATAATGTGGACAGCAATTTTTCAAGGCATGAGAAAGTAGATCTTACTCTTGCTAAGCATTTTAAAGAAATTGGTGAGTTTAAAGAAAGATATTTGTCTCATGACACTAAGATCAGAGATGCTAAGAATATGTATAAGGAAATATTTAATAATCATTTTTTTATTAGCGGCAAGTTTAATAACTTTAGTCAGGATTTAAAAGAGCTTAAAGCTTCTAAGATGAATTTAGATGTAGTAACCTCTCTTCAAGAATATTCATCTTTGATGAAATCTTGTAAGGATAAGATATTAAAGACAAGGGAATTGATTCAAAAAATTAATAATGAGATTAAGGATGTTCTTTTTTAG
- a CDS encoding IPT/TIG domain-containing protein translates to MAIFLKNKYFYLSLIFIIFLFLFVFSGFLFYSKPIIYDISPIPTSHKDIIVIKGNNLGYSKGDININNNYLVKSSIISWNNTEIVFKITDEVNSGLIFVKSESGTSNELFLVISRQVPIKLNRENMPYIFSGDKIILNANSSTLLQGMNLFSHSSAIKIFLETKDKLYTILPQNILDISENRVEFISPKTLNSGGKLYVLLDKLQSNKVPFSFKDDFFKWTLSDSKEFTIVEEIYFDQDVSNNFDSIPEDINFNIFYLKPIENERQKIAKCSNEDLDFNISNLFFENLKTNKFIFKTKVKTYKLNLKFLDTKYLESIEVNKDMNNQEYKTYVQSKKKDYVSYSFVDLVSLDSLILSMTAGSNSVYRLAKAIIDVLTSNFKIVENNLSLKDSIKERKISSSNLIILTNLLFLKYEIPLRNIVGLYYDSNSLKLNEHFWFEFFLAGVGFVYFDIINAVLFKDIPKYFLNMSENYIQYGCKEDYDKNEFFDGYLDSRFLKYKSLTNRSYSLMHRFVLEDNF, encoded by the coding sequence TTGGCTATTTTTTTAAAAAACAAATATTTTTATTTAAGCTTAATTTTTATTATTTTTTTATTTTTATTTGTTTTTTCTGGATTCTTATTTTATTCAAAGCCAATTATTTATGACATATCTCCAATTCCTACCTCACACAAGGATATTATTGTTATTAAAGGGAACAATTTAGGGTATAGTAAAGGTGATATTAATATTAACAATAATTATTTGGTTAAAAGTAGTATCATTAGCTGGAATAACACTGAAATAGTTTTTAAAATTACAGACGAAGTAAATTCCGGACTTATTTTTGTAAAAAGTGAAAGTGGGACTAGTAACGAACTTTTTCTTGTTATTAGTAGACAAGTTCCTATTAAGCTTAACAGAGAAAATATGCCTTATATTTTTTCAGGGGATAAAATAATTTTAAATGCAAATTCTTCAACTTTATTGCAGGGTATGAATTTATTTTCACATTCTAGTGCTATTAAAATTTTTCTTGAAACCAAGGACAAACTTTATACAATTTTACCCCAAAATATTTTAGATATTTCTGAAAATAGGGTAGAATTTATTTCTCCTAAAACTTTAAATTCTGGGGGTAAGCTTTATGTTTTATTAGACAAGCTTCAAAGCAATAAGGTTCCGTTCTCTTTTAAAGATGATTTTTTTAAGTGGACTTTAAGTGATTCAAAAGAGTTTACAATAGTTGAGGAAATTTATTTTGATCAAGATGTTAGTAATAATTTCGATTCAATCCCCGAAGATATTAATTTTAATATCTTTTATTTAAAACCAATTGAGAATGAGCGTCAAAAAATTGCAAAATGTAGTAATGAGGATCTTGATTTTAATATTAGTAATCTATTTTTTGAAAATCTGAAAACAAATAAATTTATTTTTAAAACTAAGGTAAAGACTTATAAACTTAATTTGAAATTTTTGGATACTAAATATTTAGAAAGCATTGAGGTTAATAAAGATATGAATAATCAAGAATACAAAACTTATGTTCAAAGCAAAAAAAAGGATTATGTATCTTACAGCTTTGTTGATTTAGTATCGTTAGATTCTCTAATCTTATCAATGACTGCTGGGAGTAATTCAGTTTATAGGTTGGCTAAAGCGATTATTGATGTTTTGACTTCAAATTTTAAAATTGTTGAGAATAATTTAAGTTTAAAGGATTCTATCAAAGAAAGAAAAATTTCATCTAGCAATTTAATAATTCTTACGAATTTATTATTTTTAAAGTATGAGATTCCACTGAGAAATATAGTTGGTCTTTACTACGATTCTAATTCTCTTAAATTGAATGAGCATTTTTGGTTTGAATTTTTTTTAGCTGGGGTTGGTTTTGTGTATTTTGATATAATAAATGCAGTATTATTTAAGGATATCCCTAAGTATTTTTTAAATATGTCTGAGAACTATATTCAATATGGGTGCAAAGAGGACTATGATAAAAATGAATTTTTTGATGGGTATTTAGATTCTAGGTTTTTAAAGTATAAAAGCTTGACAAACAGATCGTATTCTTTGATGCATAGGTTTGTTTTGGAGGATAATTTTTAA
- a CDS encoding cysteine--tRNA ligase, with protein MILKLYNTRTKNFSELTNFNNVKVYACGPTVYDYAHIGNFRTYIFGDLLIKALRFLGYKVDYAMNITDIGHLTGDLDDGEDKVAKTAREKGLTVHEISEFFTEAFFKDCRKLNIVYPNKVLVASKHIPIMIEVIKILEEKKITYFSNGNVYFDTSCFKSYGEMAGIDLINKDMTFSRVDIDKFKRNKTDFVLWFTNSKFKDQEMKWDSPWGFGYPSWHLECAAMNLEYFKDTLDIHLGGVDHIGVHHINEIAIVECFLNKKWCDIFVHGEFLIMDYNKMSKSRGNFITVEDLEEQNFSPLDFRYLCLTSHYRSQLKFSLNNLQASRIARENMINRLSYFYASLDPVDLSMLNKDLKNFAFSDEKEYYDSFIERVSFDLNISQGLALLWEIIKSENLGLVSKLRLAFIFDEVISLNLREEILKNLENHDVVVDESMKILIEERRIAKCEKNFKRADEIRDFFAKKGFVLVDTKEGTKVKRG; from the coding sequence ATGATTTTAAAATTATATAATACTAGAACAAAGAATTTTTCAGAGTTAACAAATTTTAATAATGTTAAAGTGTATGCTTGCGGGCCTACTGTTTATGATTATGCCCATATTGGGAATTTTAGAACTTATATTTTTGGGGATTTATTAATTAAAGCTTTAAGGTTTTTAGGATATAAAGTTGACTATGCGATGAATATCACAGATATTGGGCATTTAACAGGTGATCTTGATGATGGAGAGGATAAAGTTGCTAAGACTGCAAGAGAGAAAGGGCTTACAGTCCATGAGATTAGTGAATTTTTTACAGAAGCCTTTTTTAAGGATTGTAGAAAATTAAATATTGTATATCCTAATAAAGTTCTTGTTGCAAGTAAACATATTCCCATCATGATAGAGGTTATTAAAATTCTTGAAGAAAAAAAAATTACTTATTTTTCTAATGGTAATGTGTATTTTGATACTTCTTGTTTTAAAAGCTATGGTGAGATGGCTGGTATTGATTTGATTAATAAAGACATGACTTTTTCTAGGGTTGATATTGATAAATTTAAAAGGAATAAAACCGATTTTGTTTTATGGTTTACTAATTCTAAATTTAAAGATCAGGAAATGAAGTGGGATTCTCCTTGGGGATTTGGTTATCCAAGTTGGCATTTAGAGTGCGCTGCTATGAATTTGGAGTATTTCAAAGATACGCTTGATATTCATTTAGGAGGAGTTGATCATATTGGAGTCCATCACATAAATGAAATAGCAATAGTAGAGTGTTTTTTGAATAAAAAATGGTGTGATATTTTTGTTCATGGAGAATTTTTGATCATGGATTATAATAAAATGTCAAAGTCACGCGGGAATTTCATTACAGTTGAAGACCTAGAAGAGCAAAATTTTTCTCCTCTTGATTTTAGATATTTATGTTTGACATCACACTACAGAAGTCAATTAAAATTTTCATTAAATAATCTTCAAGCAAGCAGGATTGCTAGGGAAAATATGATAAACAGGCTAAGTTATTTTTATGCATCTTTAGATCCAGTTGATTTAAGTATGCTTAATAAGGATTTAAAAAATTTTGCTTTTAGCGATGAAAAAGAATATTATGATTCTTTTATAGAAAGAGTTTCTTTTGATTTGAATATTTCTCAAGGATTGGCCTTGCTTTGGGAGATAATTAAATCTGAAAATCTAGGTCTTGTTTCAAAGCTCAGATTGGCTTTTATTTTTGATGAGGTTATTTCGCTTAATTTGAGAGAGGAAATTTTAAAAAATTTAGAAAATCATGATGTAGTTGTTGATGAGAGTATGAAAATTTTAATTGAGGAAAGAAGAATAGCTAAATGTGAAAAAAATTTTAAGCGTGCCGATGAGATTAGAGACTTTTTTGCTAAAAAAGGTTTTGTTCTGGTTGACACTAAGGAAGGAACCAAGGTTAAAAGAGGCTAG